A stretch of the Sorangium aterium genome encodes the following:
- a CDS encoding type I polyketide synthase, translating into MSATSDAGSDELSPLQSALFALKKMRARLDAIERARREPIAIVGAACRFPGASDPEAFWSVLREGRDAVRDVPKDRWDIDAYYHPTPGAPGKMYTRRGAFLDEVDRFDAGFFGISPREAEGLDPQQRLLLEVSWEALERAAIAAPDLAGTATGVFVGIMNGDYGLLVADHVSEERLDGYVGTGNGFSFQAGRISYALGVHGPCMALDTACSSSLVAIHLACQSLRDGECRVALAGGVNLILSPRPNIVLSHLRALAPDGRSKAFDASADGYGRGEGCGVVVLKRLSDALADGDPIVALIRGSAVNHDGPSGGLTVPNGVAQRALIRRALGASGVEASQVSYVEAHGTGTSLGDPIELNALGEVFGPGRSPERPLWVGAVKANIGHLEAAAGVAGVLKVALAMQHGELPAQPHLRQPSPHVAWSELPVRVPMERTRWPSAKGERRVAGVSSFGMSGINAHVVLEEAPERPEVPEAGAERPAQLLCISAKREEALRALAGRYAEHLGSHPEEKLGDVGFTAHTGRAHFAHRLSVVASSRAQMQERLSVYARGEPAEQTEQGRVERPDGPRVAFLFTGQGSQYVGMGRELFATEPVFRRALEECDALLRGHLERPLLEVLYPSEGQSSPLDETEYTQPALFAVEYALSAQWKAWGIEPIAVLGHSVGEYVAACVAGVMGLEQGLELIATRGRLMQALPKQGAMAALFADEATVAEAVRPYAAEVSVAAVNGPSETVVSGARGAVTAVVEALEARGVKSRWLNVSHAFHSPLMGPMVEAFERAVSKVKMTAPQRKLIANVTGRAAREELAQASYWSRHVRAPVRFMEGIRALLEAGVEVFVEVGPSPVLSAMGRRCVPEGAGVWLPSLRPKRSDCAQMLESLGALYVRGAKVDFAGLDSDRARRKLVLPTYPFQRERYWVEIERHRTARAPANDASRQDGAGCYEVDWQPRPHTPGAPVPAGSFLLLADRSGVGEALARKLAERGHRCVLAFAGERLELGAHRVFRVDPARPEDLKRLLVEALPESTSAWQGIVHLWSIDAVAAEGASLLDDANLSLGAGSVLGVIQALAGSTEGGRLWVVTRDGRPAAGRAGQGALSWGLGRVIALEHPELWGGLIDLDAAPAEVQAERLGETLLGPDGEDQIAWQDGARLVARLSRLRAPAMPPGPAALRQDASYLITGGLGGLGLQVARWMTERGARHLVLVGRRPPPEGARRALQELEAKGARVLVAQADVGRPEDVARVLSEMAAGMPPLAGVVHAAGVLDDGVLQQLDGERFRRVLAPKVAGAWNLHRATRDRALDFFVLFSSTAGVLGSLGQGSYAAANAFLDALAVHRRAQGLSALSIAWGPWEGAGMAGTTGKRERERWHEWGIDMIPGADGLALLERLLAEDRSHVVAVNADWGRFVRSARGGASLRLLSDLVERPGEGPPAEAPPDLMRRIAEAEPADRREILLAHVRQEVARVLGFGDDRGLDARGRFADMGMDSLMAVDLKNRLQRSVARALPATLALNHPSIEALTSYLEAEVLAPEPAERATEAEALGGLTEAEALGGLLDSVERLSNDDVERMLARIASGGPS; encoded by the coding sequence ATGAGCGCCACCTCCGACGCCGGGTCCGACGAGCTGTCGCCGCTCCAGAGCGCGCTGTTCGCGCTGAAGAAGATGCGTGCTCGCCTCGACGCGATCGAGCGGGCGCGCCGCGAGCCGATAGCCATCGTCGGGGCGGCTTGCCGCTTCCCCGGCGCATCCGATCCGGAGGCTTTCTGGAGCGTCCTTCGCGAGGGGCGCGATGCGGTCCGGGACGTGCCGAAGGACCGATGGGACATCGACGCGTACTACCATCCGACGCCGGGCGCGCCGGGGAAGATGTACACGCGCCGCGGCGCCTTCCTCGACGAGGTGGATCGGTTCGACGCGGGCTTCTTCGGGATCTCGCCGCGCGAGGCCGAAGGCCTCGATCCGCAGCAGCGCTTGCTCCTCGAGGTGAGCTGGGAAGCGCTCGAACGGGCCGCGATCGCCGCTCCCGATCTGGCAGGTACGGCGACCGGCGTGTTCGTCGGGATCATGAACGGGGACTACGGGCTGCTCGTCGCCGACCACGTCAGCGAGGAGCGTCTCGATGGCTATGTGGGCACGGGCAACGGCTTCAGCTTCCAGGCGGGCCGGATATCCTACGCGCTCGGCGTGCATGGCCCCTGCATGGCGCTGGACACGGCGTGCTCGTCGTCGCTGGTCGCGATCCATCTGGCCTGCCAGAGCCTGCGAGACGGCGAGTGTCGCGTGGCCCTCGCCGGCGGCGTGAACCTGATCCTGTCGCCGCGCCCCAACATCGTGCTCTCCCACCTGCGGGCGCTCGCGCCGGACGGGCGGAGCAAGGCGTTCGACGCGTCTGCGGACGGCTACGGCCGAGGCGAGGGGTGCGGGGTGGTGGTGCTCAAGCGCCTGTCGGACGCGCTGGCGGACGGCGACCCGATCGTGGCGCTGATCCGAGGCTCGGCGGTCAACCACGACGGGCCGAGCGGGGGGCTGACGGTGCCCAATGGGGTGGCGCAGCGGGCGCTGATCCGGCGGGCGCTGGGGGCCTCGGGGGTGGAAGCGTCGCAGGTGAGCTACGTCGAGGCGCATGGCACGGGCACGTCGCTCGGGGACCCGATCGAGCTGAACGCGCTGGGTGAGGTGTTCGGGCCGGGTCGCTCGCCGGAGCGGCCGCTGTGGGTGGGAGCGGTCAAGGCGAACATCGGGCACCTGGAGGCGGCGGCGGGGGTGGCGGGGGTGCTGAAGGTGGCGCTGGCGATGCAGCACGGAGAGCTGCCCGCGCAGCCGCACCTGCGGCAGCCGAGCCCGCACGTGGCGTGGTCGGAGCTGCCGGTGCGGGTGCCGATGGAGCGGACGCGGTGGCCTTCGGCGAAAGGCGAGCGGCGCGTAGCAGGGGTGAGCTCGTTCGGAATGAGCGGGATCAACGCGCACGTGGTGCTGGAAGAGGCGCCGGAGCGGCCGGAGGTGCCGGAGGCGGGAGCGGAGCGTCCGGCGCAGCTGTTGTGCATCTCGGCGAAGCGGGAGGAGGCGTTGCGTGCACTGGCGGGGCGGTACGCGGAGCACCTCGGGTCGCACCCGGAGGAGAAGCTCGGGGACGTGGGCTTCACGGCGCACACGGGCAGAGCGCACTTCGCGCACCGGCTGTCGGTGGTGGCGTCGTCCCGGGCCCAGATGCAGGAGCGGCTCAGTGTGTATGCGCGTGGCGAGCCAGCGGAGCAGACGGAGCAGGGGCGGGTAGAGCGTCCTGACGGCCCGCGGGTGGCGTTCCTGTTCACCGGACAGGGCTCGCAGTACGTGGGGATGGGGCGAGAGCTGTTCGCGACAGAGCCTGTGTTCCGGCGGGCGCTCGAGGAGTGCGACGCGCTGTTGCGGGGGCACCTGGAGAGGCCGCTGCTCGAGGTGCTGTATCCGTCGGAGGGGCAGTCGAGCCCGCTGGACGAGACGGAGTACACGCAGCCCGCGCTGTTCGCGGTGGAGTATGCGCTGAGCGCGCAGTGGAAGGCGTGGGGGATAGAGCCGATTGCGGTGCTTGGGCACAGCGTGGGCGAGTACGTGGCGGCGTGCGTTGCGGGGGTGATGGGGCTGGAGCAGGGGCTCGAGCTCATCGCGACGCGAGGGCGCCTGATGCAGGCGTTGCCGAAGCAGGGAGCGATGGCGGCGCTGTTCGCGGACGAGGCGACGGTGGCAGAGGCGGTGAGGCCGTACGCGGCGGAGGTGTCGGTCGCGGCGGTGAACGGGCCGTCGGAGACGGTGGTGTCCGGGGCGCGCGGGGCGGTGACGGCGGTGGTGGAGGCGTTAGAGGCGCGCGGGGTCAAGAGTCGTTGGCTGAACGTATCGCACGCGTTCCACTCGCCGCTGATGGGGCCGATGGTGGAGGCGTTCGAGCGGGCGGTGTCGAAGGTGAAGATGACGGCGCCGCAGCGGAAGCTGATCGCGAACGTGACGGGGAGAGCGGCACGGGAGGAGCTGGCGCAGGCGTCGTACTGGTCGAGGCACGTGCGGGCGCCGGTGCGGTTCATGGAGGGGATACGTGCGCTGCTGGAGGCGGGGGTAGAGGTGTTCGTGGAGGTGGGGCCGAGCCCTGTGCTCTCGGCGATGGGGCGGCGGTGCGTGCCAGAGGGGGCAGGGGTGTGGCTGCCGTCGTTGCGGCCGAAGCGCTCGGATTGCGCGCAGATGCTGGAGAGCCTTGGGGCGCTGTACGTGCGCGGCGCGAAGGTGGACTTCGCGGGGCTCGACAGCGACCGGGCCCGGCGCAAGCTCGTGCTGCCCACCTACCCCTTCCAGCGCGAGCGCTACTGGGTTGAGATCGAGAGACACCGGACCGCCCGCGCGCCGGCGAACGACGCTTCTCGGCAGGACGGCGCAGGTTGCTACGAAGTCGACTGGCAGCCTCGACCCCACACGCCCGGAGCTCCGGTGCCGGCGGGGAGCTTTCTGCTGCTCGCCGATCGGAGCGGGGTGGGCGAGGCGCTGGCCCGGAAGCTCGCCGAGCGCGGGCATCGCTGCGTGCTCGCCTTTGCCGGTGAGCGCCTGGAGCTCGGCGCTCATCGGGTGTTTCGCGTTGATCCCGCGAGGCCGGAGGACCTGAAGCGCCTGCTCGTGGAGGCTCTCCCCGAGAGCACCTCCGCGTGGCAGGGCATCGTGCACCTGTGGAGCATCGACGCGGTCGCGGCGGAGGGCGCCTCGCTCCTGGACGACGCGAACCTCTCGCTCGGCGCCGGCAGCGTGCTGGGCGTGATCCAGGCCCTCGCGGGCTCCACGGAGGGAGGTCGGCTGTGGGTGGTCACCCGCGACGGCCGGCCCGCCGCGGGCCGCGCCGGGCAAGGAGCGCTCTCGTGGGGCCTCGGTCGCGTGATCGCCCTCGAGCACCCCGAGCTGTGGGGCGGGCTGATCGACCTCGACGCCGCGCCGGCCGAGGTGCAGGCCGAGCGGCTGGGCGAGACGCTCCTCGGACCCGACGGGGAAGATCAGATCGCGTGGCAGGACGGCGCGCGGCTCGTGGCCCGCCTCTCGCGGCTCCGCGCTCCTGCGATGCCGCCGGGCCCGGCGGCGCTGCGGCAGGATGCTTCCTACCTGATCACCGGCGGGCTCGGGGGGCTCGGGCTGCAAGTCGCGCGCTGGATGACCGAGCGCGGCGCGAGGCATCTGGTCCTGGTCGGGCGGCGCCCTCCGCCGGAGGGAGCCCGGAGGGCGCTTCAGGAGCTCGAGGCGAAGGGCGCGAGGGTGCTCGTTGCGCAGGCCGATGTCGGGCGCCCGGAAGATGTGGCGCGGGTCCTCTCCGAGATGGCCGCCGGGATGCCTCCCCTCGCGGGCGTCGTGCACGCCGCCGGCGTCCTCGACGATGGGGTGCTCCAGCAGCTCGACGGAGAGCGGTTTCGTCGCGTGCTCGCCCCGAAGGTCGCCGGCGCGTGGAACCTCCACAGGGCGACCCGGGATCGAGCCCTCGACTTTTTCGTTCTCTTCTCGTCGACCGCCGGGGTGCTGGGATCGCTCGGACAGGGGAGCTACGCCGCGGCCAACGCGTTCCTGGATGCGCTCGCGGTTCACCGGCGCGCCCAGGGGCTCTCGGCGCTGAGCATCGCGTGGGGGCCGTGGGAGGGCGCCGGGATGGCGGGGACGACCGGCAAGCGGGAGCGCGAGCGCTGGCACGAGTGGGGCATCGACATGATCCCTGGCGCGGACGGGCTCGCGCTCCTCGAGCGCCTCCTGGCAGAGGACAGGTCGCACGTGGTGGCCGTGAACGCCGACTGGGGGCGCTTCGTGCGGAGCGCGCGCGGTGGCGCGTCGCTCCGGCTGCTGTCCGATCTGGTGGAGAGGCCGGGCGAAGGGCCGCCGGCCGAGGCGCCGCCCGATCTGATGCGGCGGATCGCCGAGGCCGAACCGGCAGATCGGCGGGAGATCCTGCTCGCCCACGTGCGCCAGGAGGTCGCTCGCGTGCTCGGCTTCGGCGACGATCGCGGGCTCGACGCCAGGGGCCGGTTTGCCGACATGGGGATGGACTCGCTGATGGCCGTCGATCTGAAGAACCGCCTCCAGCGCAGCGTGGCGCGCGCGCTGCCGGCGACTTTGGCGCTGAATCACCCCTCGATCGAAGCGCTCACGAGCTACCTCGAAGCAGAGGTGCTCGCGCCGGAGCCGGCGGAGCGGGCGACCGAGGCGGAGGCGCTCGGGGGGCTCACCGAGGCGGAGGCGCTCGGGGGGCTCCTGGACAGCGTGGAGCGACTCTCGAACGACGACGTCGAGCGGATGCTGGCCCGGATCGCGTCCGGAGGGCCTTCGTGA
- a CDS encoding type I polyketide synthase has product MSDPVSAEGSEIAIIGIGCRFPGARGPEEYWRNLRDGVESISFFSEAELASSGVHPAAARDPSYVPAAGVLDRIEQFDASFFGFTRREAELTDPQHRLFLECAWEALESACCVPDSFDGSIGVFAGSSFSSYLVSNIQPDLSYVRLLQWTQALVANDKDYLSTHVSYKLNLRGPSVGVQTACSTSLVAVHLACQSLLNRECDVALAGGVTVRVPHLAGYVYEPDGIGSSDGRCRPFDASARGTVFGSGVGVVALKRLSDALADGDCIRAVIRGSAINNDGSVKVGFTAPSVEGQTQVIAEAQAIAGVAPETIDYIEAHGTGTPLGDPIEIAALAKVFGEARGAKRGCLIGSVKGNFGHLEVAAGVAGLIKTVLALEHRALPPSLHFVEPNPRCELSKGPFNINTKLTEWKRTRTPRRAGVSSFGMGGTNAHVVLEEAPARPEVRAAAERPAQLLCLSAKREEALRALAGQYAEHLASHPEERVSDVCFTARAGRAHFAHRLSVIGASREEMQERLSALARGEPAEQTEQGRVERPDGPRVAFLFTGQGSQYVGMGRELFATEPVFRRALEECDALLRRHLERPLIEVLYPSEGQASPLDETEYTQPALFAVEYALSAQWKAWGIEPIAVLGHSVGEYVAACVAGVFGLEQGLELIATRGRLMQGLPKQGAMAALFADEATVAEAVRPYAAEVSVAAVNGPLETVVSGARGAVTAVVEALEARGVKSRWLNVSHAFHSPLMGPMVEAFERAASKVKLGLPQRKLIANVTGRAAREELAQASYWSRHVRAPVRFMEGVRALQEAGAEAFVEVGPAPVLSAMGRRCVPEGAGVWLPSLRPKRSDCAQMLESLGALYVRGAKVDFAGLDRDRARRKLVLPTYPFQRERCWIDPPPRSQPARPVQSEDPAGGHPLLGQRLRSPAIRGVVFEARLSSRALPFLNDHQVFDVVVFPATAYLELAFAAGAAVLGPAARVLEQVVIHEALPLPAGEERALQIVLVPGGAGEASFEIFSARAEPFGGEVDWRLHASGAIRSEDPRDVRAAPPLDAIRARHAGEMTGESYYRQASALGVHYGDAFRGLSALWRQDGEVVAEICAPAALAEDEGRYCFHPALLDACLHIVGGALLGADGSMRTSSPYLPVAFDRVRLHGRPGNRLWSHVTLRPSAGEHGAALHGEMRVLTPEGGLLLEAEGLSLHKASPEALRIATGTRLESWLYKVEWQPRRRAVSEWAPDAAAGGRWWIFADGRGVGAALAEALRRRGERCLVVPSPAEPPRAGEVARFEEVVRALEQDTADRPLRGVVHLWGLDAPSAGELTATSLAAAEERCCGSILRVTQTLGRANLSTRVWLVTRGTQPVEPGAQIELAATPTWGLGRTIALEHPEVWGGMIDLDPAYDAERAAAMLLGEMDRPDGEDHVALRDGQRYVQRVVAGGALDLSAQVAPLRPDRTYLVTGGMGGLGRRVARRLVERGARHLALMGRREPTAEAAEELRRIRESGAEIAIFIADVSIEEDAARVLNAIAREMPPLAGVVHAAGLPGDSVLLRHTWEQFAAVLAAKVQGSWNLHVLTRDLPLDFCVYFSSLAAIAGAPSQSSYAAANAFLDALAHHRRALGLPALSVDWGPFSEVGMLATRGASVLSDADLVRIPPDLGARILDQLIERGGVQTSVVSGDLVSHIHGLAAGRPVPIFSSLPQVARERRAAGEASAGASLTLQAQIERAPSSERRDLVFRHVHELAARVLGVRPVELVDPLRGFFEMGMDSLSSILLKNQLQAGLGRPLPSTVTLDYPSVNALSRFVCDDVLCLERGEPAPSAASAVSEDEKLLAEIKQLSRSELEAQLAELTSFDEENVLG; this is encoded by the coding sequence ATGAGTGATCCGGTGTCCGCGGAGGGGAGCGAGATCGCGATCATCGGCATCGGGTGCCGCTTCCCGGGGGCGCGAGGTCCGGAGGAGTACTGGCGCAACCTGCGCGATGGAGTCGAGTCCATCTCGTTCTTCTCGGAGGCGGAGCTCGCGTCGTCGGGCGTCCACCCCGCCGCGGCGCGGGATCCGAGCTACGTGCCGGCCGCGGGCGTGCTCGACCGGATCGAGCAGTTCGACGCGTCGTTCTTCGGCTTCACGCGGCGCGAGGCGGAGCTCACCGATCCCCAGCACCGCCTGTTCCTCGAATGCGCGTGGGAAGCGCTGGAGAGCGCGTGCTGCGTCCCCGACAGCTTCGATGGGTCGATCGGGGTGTTCGCGGGCTCGAGCTTCAGCAGCTACCTGGTGTCGAACATTCAGCCCGATCTGAGCTATGTGCGCCTGCTGCAGTGGACGCAGGCGCTCGTCGCCAACGACAAGGACTACCTGTCGACGCACGTCTCGTACAAGCTGAACTTGAGGGGCCCGAGCGTCGGCGTGCAGACCGCCTGCTCCACCTCGCTCGTCGCCGTGCACCTCGCCTGTCAGAGCCTCTTGAACCGCGAGTGCGACGTCGCGCTCGCCGGCGGCGTGACCGTCCGCGTCCCGCACCTCGCGGGTTACGTCTATGAACCGGACGGGATCGGGTCGAGCGACGGTCGCTGCCGGCCCTTCGACGCGTCGGCGCGCGGCACGGTCTTCGGGAGCGGCGTTGGCGTGGTGGCGCTCAAGCGGCTCTCGGATGCGCTGGCCGACGGCGACTGCATCCGCGCGGTGATCCGGGGCTCGGCCATCAACAACGACGGTTCGGTGAAGGTCGGGTTCACCGCGCCGAGCGTCGAGGGGCAGACACAGGTGATCGCGGAGGCGCAGGCGATCGCCGGCGTCGCGCCGGAGACGATCGATTACATCGAGGCTCACGGTACGGGTACGCCGCTCGGCGATCCCATCGAGATAGCCGCTCTCGCAAAGGTGTTCGGCGAGGCCCGTGGCGCGAAGCGAGGGTGCCTGATCGGCTCGGTGAAGGGGAATTTCGGCCACCTCGAGGTGGCCGCGGGCGTGGCCGGCCTGATCAAGACCGTGCTCGCGCTCGAGCATCGCGCCTTGCCGCCCAGCCTCCATTTCGTCGAGCCGAACCCGCGCTGCGAGCTCTCGAAGGGGCCGTTCAACATCAACACGAAGCTCACGGAGTGGAAGCGGACGCGGACGCCGCGCCGAGCAGGCGTGAGCTCGTTCGGCATGGGGGGCACGAACGCGCACGTCGTGCTGGAGGAAGCGCCTGCGCGGCCGGAGGTGAGGGCAGCGGCGGAGCGGCCGGCGCAGCTGTTGTGCCTCTCGGCGAAGCGGGAGGAGGCGTTGCGCGCGCTGGCGGGGCAGTACGCGGAGCACCTGGCGTCGCACCCGGAGGAGCGGGTCTCGGACGTGTGCTTCACGGCGCGCGCGGGGAGAGCGCACTTCGCGCACCGGCTTTCGGTGATCGGGGCGTCGCGCGAAGAGATGCAGGAGCGGCTCAGTGCGTTGGCGCGAGGCGAGCCAGCGGAGCAGACGGAGCAGGGGCGGGTAGAGCGCCCTGACGGCCCGCGGGTGGCGTTCCTGTTCACGGGGCAGGGCTCGCAATACGTGGGAATGGGGCGGGAGCTGTTCGCGACCGAGCCTGTATTCCGGCGGGCGCTCGAGGAGTGCGACGCGCTGTTGCGGCGGCACCTGGAGAGGCCGCTGATCGAGGTGCTGTATCCGTCGGAGGGGCAGGCGAGCCCGCTGGACGAGACGGAGTACACGCAGCCCGCGCTGTTCGCGGTGGAATATGCGCTGAGCGCGCAGTGGAAGGCGTGGGGGATAGAGCCGATTGCGGTGCTTGGGCACAGCGTGGGCGAGTACGTGGCGGCGTGCGTTGCGGGGGTATTCGGACTGGAGCAGGGGCTCGAACTCATCGCGACGCGAGGGCGTCTGATGCAGGGGCTGCCGAAGCAGGGAGCGATGGCGGCGCTGTTCGCGGACGAGGCGACGGTGGCAGAGGCGGTGAGGCCGTACGCGGCGGAGGTGTCGGTCGCGGCGGTGAACGGGCCGTTGGAGACGGTGGTGTCCGGGGCGCGCGGGGCGGTGACGGCGGTGGTGGAGGCGTTAGAGGCGCGCGGGGTCAAGAGTCGTTGGCTGAACGTGTCGCACGCATTCCACTCGCCGCTGATGGGGCCAATGGTGGAGGCGTTCGAGCGGGCGGCGTCGAAGGTGAAGCTTGGGTTGCCGCAGCGGAAGCTGATCGCGAACGTGACGGGGAGAGCGGCACGGGAGGAGCTGGCGCAGGCGTCGTACTGGTCGAGGCATGTGCGGGCGCCGGTGCGGTTCATGGAGGGGGTACGTGCGCTGCAGGAGGCGGGGGCGGAAGCGTTCGTGGAGGTGGGGCCGGCCCCCGTGCTCTCGGCGATGGGGCGGCGATGCGTGCCAGAGGGGGCAGGGGTGTGGCTGCCGTCGTTGCGGCCGAAGCGCTCGGATTGCGCGCAGATGCTGGAGAGCCTTGGGGCGCTTTACGTGCGAGGCGCGAAGGTGGACTTCGCGGGCCTCGACCGCGACCGGGCCCGGCGCAAGCTGGTGCTGCCCACGTACCCCTTCCAGCGCGAGCGCTGCTGGATCGATCCACCTCCGCGATCGCAGCCTGCGCGGCCCGTGCAGAGCGAAGATCCGGCGGGTGGGCACCCGCTCCTCGGGCAGCGGCTCCGGTCTCCGGCGATCCGCGGCGTCGTCTTCGAGGCCCGGCTGAGCTCCCGAGCGCTGCCGTTTCTGAACGATCATCAGGTCTTCGACGTCGTGGTCTTTCCGGCCACCGCCTACCTCGAGCTGGCCTTCGCCGCAGGCGCCGCCGTGCTCGGACCCGCGGCGCGGGTCCTCGAGCAGGTCGTCATTCACGAGGCGTTGCCGCTCCCTGCCGGCGAGGAGCGGGCCCTGCAGATCGTCCTCGTGCCCGGCGGCGCCGGCGAGGCGTCGTTCGAGATCTTCAGCGCGCGCGCCGAGCCGTTCGGCGGCGAGGTCGACTGGCGGCTCCACGCGTCGGGCGCGATCCGGAGCGAAGATCCGCGCGACGTCCGCGCGGCCCCGCCTCTCGACGCGATTCGAGCGCGTCATGCAGGCGAGATGACGGGAGAGAGCTACTACCGGCAGGCGAGCGCCCTCGGCGTCCACTACGGCGACGCCTTCCGCGGGCTCTCTGCGCTGTGGCGGCAGGACGGAGAGGTCGTGGCGGAGATCTGCGCTCCCGCCGCGCTCGCCGAGGACGAGGGCCGCTACTGCTTCCACCCGGCGCTCCTCGACGCCTGCCTGCACATCGTGGGCGGCGCGCTGCTCGGCGCGGACGGGTCGATGAGGACGAGCTCGCCCTACCTCCCGGTCGCCTTCGACCGCGTCCGGCTTCACGGCCGGCCCGGCAACCGGCTGTGGAGCCACGTGACCTTGCGGCCGAGCGCCGGGGAGCATGGCGCGGCGCTCCATGGCGAGATGCGCGTGCTCACCCCGGAAGGGGGGCTCCTGCTCGAGGCCGAAGGGCTGTCCCTGCACAAGGCCTCGCCGGAGGCGCTGCGGATCGCGACGGGGACGCGGCTCGAGAGCTGGCTTTACAAAGTCGAGTGGCAGCCGCGCCGCCGTGCCGTCTCGGAGTGGGCGCCGGACGCTGCAGCCGGCGGGCGGTGGTGGATCTTCGCGGATGGCCGTGGCGTCGGCGCCGCGCTCGCGGAGGCGCTCCGGCGCCGCGGAGAGCGATGCCTGGTCGTCCCGAGCCCGGCGGAGCCGCCGCGCGCCGGTGAGGTCGCGCGGTTCGAGGAGGTGGTCCGCGCGCTGGAGCAGGATACGGCCGACCGTCCGCTCCGCGGCGTGGTGCACCTCTGGGGCCTCGACGCGCCTTCCGCTGGCGAGCTCACCGCCACGTCGCTCGCCGCCGCCGAGGAGCGGTGCTGCGGCAGCATCCTTCGCGTAACGCAGACGCTCGGGCGCGCGAACCTGTCCACGCGCGTCTGGCTCGTCACGCGGGGGACGCAGCCGGTCGAGCCCGGCGCGCAGATCGAGCTCGCCGCCACGCCGACCTGGGGCCTCGGCCGCACCATCGCGCTCGAGCATCCCGAGGTGTGGGGGGGGATGATCGATCTCGATCCCGCGTACGACGCGGAGCGCGCGGCGGCGATGCTGCTCGGCGAGATGGATCGGCCGGACGGGGAAGATCACGTCGCGCTCCGCGACGGGCAGCGGTACGTGCAGCGCGTCGTGGCCGGCGGCGCGCTGGATCTCTCGGCGCAGGTCGCGCCCCTCCGCCCGGATCGCACCTACCTCGTCACGGGCGGGATGGGCGGCCTCGGGCGGCGCGTGGCGCGCCGCCTGGTCGAGCGTGGGGCGCGGCACCTCGCGCTCATGGGGAGGCGCGAGCCCACGGCCGAGGCGGCGGAAGAGCTGCGCCGGATCCGGGAGAGCGGCGCCGAGATCGCGATCTTCATCGCGGATGTCTCCATCGAGGAGGACGCGGCTCGCGTGCTGAACGCGATCGCGCGCGAGATGCCGCCGCTCGCAGGCGTCGTCCATGCGGCGGGGCTCCCCGGCGATTCGGTGCTCCTCCGGCACACCTGGGAGCAGTTCGCGGCGGTCCTCGCGGCGAAGGTGCAGGGCTCGTGGAACCTCCATGTCCTGACGCGCGACCTGCCCCTGGACTTCTGCGTCTATTTCTCGTCCCTGGCGGCGATCGCCGGCGCGCCCAGCCAGAGCAGCTACGCGGCCGCCAACGCCTTCCTGGACGCGCTCGCGCACCATCGCCGCGCGCTCGGGCTGCCCGCCCTCAGCGTCGACTGGGGCCCCTTCTCCGAGGTCGGCATGCTGGCGACGCGCGGAGCGAGCGTCCTGTCCGACGCGGACCTCGTCCGCATCCCTCCCGATCTCGGCGCCAGGATCCTCGACCAGCTCATCGAGCGGGGCGGCGTCCAGACGAGCGTCGTCTCGGGCGATCTGGTCAGCCACATCCATGGCCTCGCGGCGGGGCGCCCCGTCCCGATCTTCTCGTCGCTCCCGCAGGTCGCCCGCGAGAGGCGCGCGGCCGGGGAGGCGTCGGCCGGCGCGTCGCTCACGCTGCAAGCGCAGATCGAGCGGGCGCCGTCGAGCGAGCGGCGCGACCTCGTGTTCCGCCATGTCCACGAACTGGCGGCGCGGGTCCTCGGGGTTCGCCCCGTGGAGCTCGTGGATCCGCTCCGGGGCTTCTTCGAGATGGGGATGGACTCGCTCTCGTCGATCCTCCTGAAAAACCAGCTGCAGGCCGGTCTCGGACGGCCGCTCCCATCGACGGTGACCCTCGACTACCCGAGCGTGAACGCGCTCTCGCGGTTCGTATGCGATGACGTCCTCTGCCTCGAGCGCGGTGAGCCTGCGCCGTCCGCCGCGTCCGCCGTGTCGGAGGACGAGAAGCTCCTGGCCGAAATCAAGCAGCTCTCGCGGTCCGAGCTGGAAGCGCAGCTCGCGGAGCTGACCTCGTTCGACGAGGAGAACGTCCTGGGATGA